A part of Cannabis sativa cultivar Pink pepper isolate KNU-18-1 chromosome 6, ASM2916894v1, whole genome shotgun sequence genomic DNA contains:
- the LOC115725387 gene encoding protein CHLOROPLAST IMPORT APPARATUS 2 isoform X1, with protein sequence MFVPQNSTNLQMSSCLTGGGGRTYAFELEIVKSASSTSTRNSNASSSSPPSSTLSESSNSGLAITTRKPRTPRKRPNQTYNEAAALLSTAYPNLFSNPIQFSKFPPHFNKTHAYSPTSFDDSADLLLPFQLIDNDDEDGSGFLLHHRKHTSRVELKLPGNSSTSCQSPGEFDSPPNSNCDSELMDLGETTTNSSTGYAYQQDDDFDAESILDEEFDEGGIDSIMGNLTVDSSSTAAESSVVGGFCYGYPMGLGLGLEGRFELGLGIMRRGGGGISALRNVDEGNWWSFPTVDVMELSPKFTKAPSPAPAPDKKKKKKAVAAAPAKEKQKEKSALVADLMKTNNKNNEGLSLKLNYDDVLNAWSNKGSPFSDDAPPGSDLPENDVTARLAQIDLFPEAGGVREASVLRYKEKRRTRLFSKKIRYQVRKVNADRRPRMKGRFVRRPNSRHEGKI encoded by the exons ATGTTTGTACCACAAAACAGTACTAATCTACAAATGTCTTCGTGTCTAACCGGAGGAGGGGGTAGAACTTATGCATTCGAATTAGAAATCGTGAAATCGGCATCATCTACATCAACTCGAAATTCGAATGCGAGTTCATCATCTCCACCATCTTCAACTCTATCAGAATCAAGCAATTCTGGTCTTGCAATCACTACAAGAAAGCCCAGAACCCCTCGGAAACGACCCAACCAGACCTACAATGAGGCTGCAGCATTGCTCTCCACAGCTTACCCAAATCTCTTCTCAAATCCCATTCAATTCTCAAAATTCCCTCCTCACTTCAACAAAACCCACGCTTACTCGCCCACCTCATTCGATGACTCCGCCGATTTGCTCCTACCGTTTCAACTCATCGACAACGACGATGAAGATGGCTCGGGCTTCTTGCTCCACCATCGAAAACACACCTCTCGAGTCGAATTGAAGCTGCCTGGTAATTCTTCCACGTCGTGTCAGAGCCCGGGCGAGTTCGATTCTCCGCCCAATTCCAATTGCGATTCTGAATTGATGGATTTGGGAGAGACTACTACTAATTCTTCTACGGGATACGCTTACCAGCAAGATGATGATTTTGATGCGGAATCGATTCTCGATGAGGAATTTGACGAGGGAGGAATTGATAGCATTATGGGGAATCTGACGGTGGATTCCTCCTCCACCGCCGCTGAATCTAGCGTCGTAGGGGGATTTTGTTACGGATATCCGATGGGGTTGGGGTTGGGATTGGAAGGGAGATTTGAATTAGGGTTGGGGATTATGAGAAGAGGAGGTGGAGGAATTAGTGCTCTGAGAAATGTTGATGAGGGGAACTGGTGGAGCTTTCCCACAGTCGATGTAATGGAGCTTTCGCCCAAGTTTACGAAAGCTCCGTCTCCGGCGCCGGCACCtgataaaaagaagaaaaagaaggcgGTTGCAGCGGCGCCGGCGAAGGAAAAGCAAAAGGAGAAATCGGCGCTTGTTGCAGATTTGATGAAGACTAATAATAAGAACAACGAAGGATTGTCACTTAAGCTCAATTACGACGACGTTTTGAATGCTTGGTCCAATAAAGGTTCACCGTTCTCTGACGATGCTCCTCCGGGATCAGACCTACCTGAAAATGACGTCACC GCCAGATTGGCGCAGATTGATTTGTTCCCGGAGGCAGGCGGAGTAAGAGAAGCTAGCGTATTGCGATACAAGGAAAAACGGCGTACGCGCCTCTTCTCTAAGAAGATCAGATACCAAGTTAGAAAAGTCAACGCAGATCG
- the LOC115725387 gene encoding protein CHLOROPLAST IMPORT APPARATUS 2 isoform X2: MFVPQNSTNLQMSSCLTGGGGRTYAFELEIVKSASSTSTRNSNASSSSPPSSTLSESSNSGLAITTRKPRTPRKRPNQTYNEAAALLSTAYPNLFSNPIQFSKFPPHFNKTHAYSPTSFDDSADLLLPFQLIDNDDEDGSGFLLHHRKHTSRVELKLPGNSSTSCQSPGEFDSPPNSNCDSELMDLGETTTNSSTGYAYQQDDDFDAESILDEEFDEGGIDSIMGNLTVDSSSTAAESSVVGGFCYGYPMGLGLGLEGRFELGLGIMRRGGGGISALRNVDEGNWWSFPTVDVMELSPKFTKAPSPAPAPDKKKKKKAVAAAPAKEKQKEKSALVADLMKTNNKNNEGLSLKLNYDDVLNAWSNKGSPFSDDAPPGSDLPENDVTIGAD, translated from the exons ATGTTTGTACCACAAAACAGTACTAATCTACAAATGTCTTCGTGTCTAACCGGAGGAGGGGGTAGAACTTATGCATTCGAATTAGAAATCGTGAAATCGGCATCATCTACATCAACTCGAAATTCGAATGCGAGTTCATCATCTCCACCATCTTCAACTCTATCAGAATCAAGCAATTCTGGTCTTGCAATCACTACAAGAAAGCCCAGAACCCCTCGGAAACGACCCAACCAGACCTACAATGAGGCTGCAGCATTGCTCTCCACAGCTTACCCAAATCTCTTCTCAAATCCCATTCAATTCTCAAAATTCCCTCCTCACTTCAACAAAACCCACGCTTACTCGCCCACCTCATTCGATGACTCCGCCGATTTGCTCCTACCGTTTCAACTCATCGACAACGACGATGAAGATGGCTCGGGCTTCTTGCTCCACCATCGAAAACACACCTCTCGAGTCGAATTGAAGCTGCCTGGTAATTCTTCCACGTCGTGTCAGAGCCCGGGCGAGTTCGATTCTCCGCCCAATTCCAATTGCGATTCTGAATTGATGGATTTGGGAGAGACTACTACTAATTCTTCTACGGGATACGCTTACCAGCAAGATGATGATTTTGATGCGGAATCGATTCTCGATGAGGAATTTGACGAGGGAGGAATTGATAGCATTATGGGGAATCTGACGGTGGATTCCTCCTCCACCGCCGCTGAATCTAGCGTCGTAGGGGGATTTTGTTACGGATATCCGATGGGGTTGGGGTTGGGATTGGAAGGGAGATTTGAATTAGGGTTGGGGATTATGAGAAGAGGAGGTGGAGGAATTAGTGCTCTGAGAAATGTTGATGAGGGGAACTGGTGGAGCTTTCCCACAGTCGATGTAATGGAGCTTTCGCCCAAGTTTACGAAAGCTCCGTCTCCGGCGCCGGCACCtgataaaaagaagaaaaagaaggcgGTTGCAGCGGCGCCGGCGAAGGAAAAGCAAAAGGAGAAATCGGCGCTTGTTGCAGATTTGATGAAGACTAATAATAAGAACAACGAAGGATTGTCACTTAAGCTCAATTACGACGACGTTTTGAATGCTTGGTCCAATAAAGGTTCACCGTTCTCTGACGATGCTCCTCCGGGATCAGACCTACCTGAAAATGACGTCACC ATTGGCGCAGATTGA